The following proteins are co-located in the Callospermophilus lateralis isolate mCalLat2 chromosome 8, mCalLat2.hap1, whole genome shotgun sequence genome:
- the LOC143406235 gene encoding MORF4 family-associated protein 1, translating into MRPLDVVELAEPEEVEVLEPEEDFEQFLLPVINEMREDIAALTRERGRAHARNRGKLWEMDNMLIQIKTQVEASEESALNHLQGADGGTAPRAAPRCEKAEEKAKELAKMAEMLVALVRRIEKGESA; encoded by the coding sequence ATGCGGCCCCTGGACGTGGTGGAGCTGGCCGAGCCCGAGGAGGTGGAGGTGCTGGAGCCCGAGGAGGACTTCGAGCAGTTCCTGCTGCCGGTCATCAACGAGATGCGCGAGGACATCGCGGCGCTGACCCGCGAGCGCGGCCGGGCGCACGCGCGCAACCGCGGCAAGCTGTGGGAGATGGACAATATGCTCATCCAGATCAAGACGCAGGTGGAGGCCTCGGAGGAGAGCGCGCTGAACCACCTGCAGGGCGCGGACGGCGGCACGGCGCCCCGGGCGGCCCCGCGCTGCGAGAAGGCGGAGGAGAAGGCCAAGGAGCTGGCCAAGATGGCAGAGATGCTGGTGGCGCTGGTGCGGCGGATAGAGAAGGGCGAGTCGGCGTGA